CGGGCGTGGCGATGCCATCTGGAGTACAGCCCAGTCAATAAAGCTGAAGTGCGGGCCAACAAGAAGAACGGGGCCTGTTTCGGGAATGTTCTCGACTCCCTTCACGATAAAGCGGTAGCGGAACACGAAGGCGAACGCGAAGCGGAGCGACGCGCGCAGGAGCGTCATGGGGGTCTGCTTCAGGTTCATGATAAAGCACAGCGCGAGGATTACCGCAAGAATCATGAAGCAGTAATCGAGCGTAATTGGCGTGAATATCAGGAGCAGCGTCTGCCCGCCCATGATGAGCACGAGGAACGCCATCTGAATCATGTTCGCGACGGCGTGTATGCGGCCTGCGGTATCGGGGCGCGTGAAACTTTGGAGAACCGTCCGCAATATCACAAAGCCTGCGCCGGTGCTGAACCCGATGATGCCGTAGAGAACTGCCTGCAGCCAGTCGTTGTGCACGAACGGGATGGCGAACATCGTGATGGCGGAAGCGGCCGCGGCAAACGGGATGAGCCCGGTTTCGACAAAGCCCTTGGAAGCCCAGCTGGCGGAAAGTGCACCGACAAAGTAACCCGCGGCAACGATGAACATCGATATGGGAATGACCGCCGTGTTGAGCATGTCGTTCATGCTCTGGATGAGTATGAGGAATATCTGCGTTACGCCCCAGAAGGCGGTGAGCCCGAGGATGGCGAGCCGCACGATGGGGTGGCTCCAGGTGGCGGAAAAATTGCGCATGGGGGAGCGCATCTTGAGTTCGTTGTGCGATACGCCCGCGCGGATGAAGAATGCGGCGAGGGTCGAAAGTGCGCTGAGCCCGAGATAAATCCAGAGCGTAAGGTCGATGCTTACCGGGGAATCGGGGCGGCCCGAAAGCCCCATCGCGAAAAACGCCGCACCCGCGGTGCCGAGCACGGAGAGTGCCATGTACCACGAGTTTATTTTCACGAGGTCCTCGTTCTTGACGATTTCCTTCATTATCCCGAGTTTTGCCGGAGTGAGGACCGCGAGGAACACGCCGTATAGGCCCAGCAGGCCATAGGCCACCCATTCCGCACCCGCGACGTAGCACACGACAATCGCGATGACGGAGGCGAGCATGCCCACGGACGACCACGCCATCACGCGGCCCTTGTGGTAGTGGCCCGCGAAGTAGCTTGCCGCTGGCATCATGAAGATGCTCGGGGCAAAGATGGCGACCTGCAAAAGCATGCTGCGCCACCAGAAGGCGGAACCTTCGAACGAGAAGGAGAGCCAACGTTGGAAATGGACGAACAGGCCCATCTGAACGAAAATGCTGCAAAAGACAAACAGCAAAAACAACGGGGCACTCGGATACTTGCTCAGTTTCATAAATCCTCTAGAGTTACCCAAAGTTAGTATTATGGGTATGTTTATCCACGAGTCTGTAGTTTACATTAAACTTACTTTTTAGTGACGGGGCGCCCGATTCGTTTATTGTTGGCAAGTGTTTCCATATAAACGCAAAATTTTTTAAATTTTCTTACCCGAAACCCGGATTGAAGGTAACCGATGAGCGAAGATATTTTGTCAAAAATCGTACGCATGCGCCGCGAGGATATCGAGCGGCTGGGCCTGAATTTCGGAATAGAGATTCCGGAGAAGCGACGCCGCGGGCACATCGAGTTCCTCGGGACGCCGGGTGCCATTCTCGAAGTCAAGCGTGCATCGCCCTCGAAGGGTGACATCGCTCCGGACCTTGACCCGGTTGGGCTTGCCAGTACGTATGCGGATGCACACGCCCAGGCGGTTTCGGTGCTGACCGAAGGCAATTTTTTCAAGGGAACGCTCCGCGACCTGATTGCGGTCGCCGATTCGATGGAAGAACGCGTAAAGAAGGGACTGCACGCCTGCGCCGTTTTGCGCAAGGACTTTCTTTTGTTCGAAGACGAAATCGATATCGCGTACCGTTGCGGTGCTGATGCTGTGCTCCTGATTGCAAGAATCCTGGATGACGGACAACTTATTAAAATGGCGAAGCGTGCCCAGGGCCTCGGGATACAGGCGTTTGTCGAGGTCCGCGAGAAGGACGACTTCCGGAAGTTGGATGTTGTTCTGGAGGCGCTCGGGGCAGATGCCGTGAAGACGATTGTCGCGGGCGTGAACTCGCGCGATCTCGCTACGTTCCATACCGACCCGCTGGTTCCTGCTGCGGTGCGCGGTAAGTTGCCGGCGAAGGCGGTTTTTGAATCGGGCATACTGAGCGCGGGCGATGCAGCGTATGCACGCAACCTCGGGTTCACGGGAATCCTTGTGGGCGAGGCTGTCGCGAAGAACCCGCCGCTCGCGAAAGAAGTTGTGGCTGCGTTCGAAAGCGGGTGCGAAAATGCCCGCGGCAAGTTCTGGAAAAAGTTCGCGGAACGCAGGGATGCCAAAAGGTTTTCCGCAAAGTTCCCTGAGCTTGCCGAAGGGAGCGTGCGGCCTCATCCGCTTGTTAAAATCTGCGGCATCACACGCGAAGAAGACGGCATGCTTGCCGCTGAACTCGGTGCCGACATGCTGGGCTTTGTATTCAGCACTACCAAGCGCTTGACAACTGAAGAATTCGTGCGCGGTTTCGCTGCGAAAATTCGCTTGTGTCATCCTGAGCGTAGTGTTAACGGAGTCGAAGAATCTCCGCTCCTCGTCGGCGTCATCACTGACCCGGATTCTCCCGAAGGCAAGACCGCCATCAGGCTCGCCCAGGAAGGCGTCTTGGATGCGGTGCAGCTTCACGGAATCGAGCCGACAAAGTGCCTGGAGCTGGCGGATGATAAGGTCACTGAGCTTGTCGAAGGGACAAATAAAGTTGGAATTCCCTACTACTGCGCTGCCCGCGTAGGTGCTCCCGAGGATTTCAATTACGTCACTGCCCTCCGCAGGAACGGCGAACCCCGCATCTTGCTGGACGCGAAAGTCGAAGGCATTCCCGGCGGCACCGGAAAGACCATTCCCGAATCATTACTGCGAGAAAAAGTGGGCGACCTGCCGCTTTGGCTTGCGGGCGGTATAAACCCCGAAAACGTGGGCGAAATCGTGGCCAAATTCCGTCCCGAACTTATCGATGTATCCAGCGGCGTCGAAGACGCACTGGGAATCAAAAATGCGGAAAAAATGCGCAAACTGTTCGAAATTTTGCAAAAATAGGCGTTTTTGACTAAATTTTAATTTACAAAAATTTGCTTGTAACCTATTGACAGACAAGGAATTAGTATATATATTGAATTTCATAAGGATGAAACGGGCAATCCGCTCTGGCCGCTAGCGGCAGGGTTCTCGGGAAAAGGGATTCAGGACTTGCCTTTTCATCTAGTGTTTCAGAAGGCTCCTCCGGGGGCCTTCAATTTTTTTTCAAAAATTTTGGGGCGACCCCTTGCCGCCAAAAAGATACATTCCTAATTTTGGCAACATGAAGATGAATTCTGCAATCCGTTTCAACCGTTGGTGGTGGGGCTCTAGAACATAGAGTCCGGTTTTGCTGATTTCATCAAGTGCTTAAAATCAAGAATTGAAAAAGGCTTTCGGACTCCCGAAGGCCTTTAATTTTTTACCCCGAGAACCTTTAACCACTAACCACTGCTCACTAACCCTATGACTTCTACAACTTCTAACAACGGTTTCTTTGACAAGTTCGGTGGCAAGTACGTTGCCGAAATCATCCGTCGCCCGCTCGACGATCTCGAAGCGGCGTTCAACAAGTACATCCACGATCCGGAATTCCTCGAGGAGTTGCACGTTATCCAGCGCGACTACATTGGCCGCGAGACTCCGCTGTACTTCGCCCCGACCGCGACCGAACTCCTAGGCGGTGCGCAGATTTACATCAAGCTCGAAGGCCTTGCCAACACGGGCGCCCACAAGATCAACAACGCCATCGGTCAGTGCTTGCTCGCAAAGAAGATGGGCAAGACCCGCATTATTGCGGAGACGGGTGCCGGCCAGCACGGGCTCGCTACCGCAGCCGCTTGCGCCAAACTCGGGCTCGAATGCGTCGTGTACATGGGCGAGGTTGACGTGC
This is a stretch of genomic DNA from Fibrobacter sp. UWR3. It encodes these proteins:
- a CDS encoding bifunctional indole-3-glycerol phosphate synthase/phosphoribosylanthranilate isomerase; the protein is MSEDILSKIVRMRREDIERLGLNFGIEIPEKRRRGHIEFLGTPGAILEVKRASPSKGDIAPDLDPVGLASTYADAHAQAVSVLTEGNFFKGTLRDLIAVADSMEERVKKGLHACAVLRKDFLLFEDEIDIAYRCGADAVLLIARILDDGQLIKMAKRAQGLGIQAFVEVREKDDFRKLDVVLEALGADAVKTIVAGVNSRDLATFHTDPLVPAAVRGKLPAKAVFESGILSAGDAAYARNLGFTGILVGEAVAKNPPLAKEVVAAFESGCENARGKFWKKFAERRDAKRFSAKFPELAEGSVRPHPLVKICGITREEDGMLAAELGADMLGFVFSTTKRLTTEEFVRGFAAKIRLCHPERSVNGVEESPLLVGVITDPDSPEGKTAIRLAQEGVLDAVQLHGIEPTKCLELADDKVTELVEGTNKVGIPYYCAARVGAPEDFNYVTALRRNGEPRILLDAKVEGIPGGTGKTIPESLLREKVGDLPLWLAGGINPENVGEIVAKFRPELIDVSSGVEDALGIKNAEKMRKLFEILQK